From a region of the Methylocystis hirsuta genome:
- the fdxA gene encoding ferredoxin FdxA, with protein sequence MTYVVTENCIKCKYMDCVEVCPVDCFYEGENMLVIHPDECIDCGVCEPECPANAIKPDTEENLEQWLQLNAEMAQNWPNITIKREPPSDAKEWDGKPGKFEQFFSPEAGEGD encoded by the coding sequence ATGACTTATGTCGTCACGGAAAACTGCATCAAGTGCAAGTATATGGACTGCGTTGAAGTGTGTCCGGTGGACTGTTTCTACGAAGGCGAGAATATGCTGGTGATCCATCCGGACGAGTGCATCGACTGCGGCGTCTGCGAACCCGAGTGCCCGGCCAACGCCATCAAGCCCGATACGGAAGAGAATCTCGAACAGTGGCTGCAGCTTAACGCCGAGATGGCGCAGAACTGGCCCAACATCACCATCAAGCGGGAGCCGCCTTCGGACGCCAAGGAATGGGACGGCAAGCCGGGCAAATTCGAGCAATTCTTTTCGCCGGAGGCCGGCGAGGGAGACTGA